In Janthinobacterium sp. J1-1, a single genomic region encodes these proteins:
- a CDS encoding ATP-binding protein, producing the protein MKRLIWRLWPRSLTGRLALVLVSGMLAAQALTGTIWYDMRYGKAMEIPTRLAATRLADAVRTLDAVPAASRPAILHAIGSADFSLGAIDGPSGATPAIDRNGVSGSALFQDVLRQRLGSDHDELTRHQVRVLAIDLAHASPRQASWFSLLHDAFPSGHFIVQLRLHDGQWLQAELREGQAGMSTAPRAAAIDYLLRIYVLRIAAVLLLAWLAVRLVMQPLAKLAKAADKLGANIFSPPLATEGPTEVRKASQAFNAMQRRLIDNIAERTRFLAAVSHDLRSPITRLKLRTEMLPGEIDRVKFRRDLDEMDALVGATLTMVQDSGLHERQQIVDIDSLLASLRSDFAETGGQVRVEGRAAPLPAYPRSLKRCLQNLVDNAIRYGQRAGISVRDDDRQLIIEVRDDGPGIPEALLARALEPFYRVESSRNAGTGGFGLGLSIAQTVAQAHHGQLLLRNGEPHGLVATLVLPRGATLSPGHGLG; encoded by the coding sequence ATGAAACGCCTGATATGGCGGCTGTGGCCGCGCAGCCTGACGGGCCGGCTGGCGCTGGTGCTGGTCAGCGGCATGCTGGCGGCGCAGGCGCTGACGGGCACCATCTGGTATGACATGCGCTATGGCAAGGCGATGGAGATTCCCACGCGCCTGGCCGCCACCCGCCTGGCCGATGCCGTGCGCACGCTCGACGCCGTGCCGGCCGCCAGCCGCCCGGCCATTTTGCACGCCATCGGCAGCGCGGATTTTTCGCTGGGCGCGATCGACGGGCCGTCCGGCGCGACGCCGGCCATCGACCGCAATGGGGTCTCCGGCAGCGCGCTGTTCCAGGATGTGCTGCGCCAGCGCCTGGGTAGCGATCACGATGAGCTGACCCGGCACCAGGTGCGCGTGCTGGCGATCGATCTCGCGCACGCGTCGCCGCGCCAGGCCAGCTGGTTCTCGCTGCTGCACGACGCCTTTCCTTCCGGTCACTTTATTGTCCAGCTGCGCCTGCATGACGGGCAGTGGCTGCAGGCCGAGCTGCGCGAAGGCCAGGCCGGCATGAGCACGGCGCCGCGCGCGGCCGCCATCGATTACCTGCTGCGCATCTATGTGCTGCGGATTGCCGCCGTGCTGCTGCTGGCGTGGCTGGCCGTGCGCCTGGTGATGCAGCCGCTGGCGAAGCTGGCGAAGGCGGCCGACAAGCTGGGCGCCAATATCTTCAGTCCGCCGCTGGCCACCGAGGGCCCGACCGAAGTGCGCAAGGCCTCGCAGGCGTTCAACGCGATGCAGCGGCGGCTGATCGACAATATCGCCGAGCGCACGCGCTTCCTGGCGGCCGTCTCGCATGACCTGCGCTCGCCGATCACGCGGCTGAAACTGCGCACCGAGATGTTGCCCGGAGAGATCGATCGCGTGAAATTCCGCCGCGACCTCGATGAAATGGATGCGCTGGTCGGCGCCACCCTCACCATGGTGCAGGACAGCGGCCTGCACGAGCGGCAACAAATAGTCGATATCGACAGCCTGCTGGCCAGCCTGCGCAGCGACTTTGCCGAAACCGGCGGACAAGTGCGCGTCGAGGGCCGGGCCGCGCCCCTGCCCGCCTATCCTCGCAGCCTGAAGCGCTGCCTGCAGAACCTGGTCGACAACGCCATCCGCTACGGCCAGCGCGCCGGCATCAGCGTGCGCGATGACGACAGGCAGCTGATCATCGAAGTACGCGACGACGGCCCCGGCATCCCCGAGGCCCTGCTGGCGCGCGCGCTGGAACCGTTCTACCGCGTGGAATCGTCGCGCAATGCGGGCACCGGCGGCTTTGGCCTTGGCCTGTCGATCGCGCAGACGGTGGCGCAGGCCCACCATGGCCAATTGCTGCTGCGCAATGGCGAACCGCATGGCCTGGTGGCGACCCTGGTCCTGCCGCGCGGCGCCACCCTATCGCCAGGCCATGGCCTGGGTTAA
- a CDS encoding response regulator, whose translation MKRADQVLIVDDDGEIRQLLSVYLEGAGYQAHVAAGGEQMWQVLASTPVDLIILDLMLPGEDGLELCRQLRARRDIPVIMLTARGTLVDRIVGLEVGADDYLPKPFDPRELLARIKVIIRRARSFPEKHEADRIATIHFNGWQLDTRARQMRSPQGVTLSLGSSDYLVLRALLDHPQRTLSRDFLLATVFGKESLPFDRAIDVCISRLRQQLGDNPRIPNLIRTIRNGGYLLNADVAYQA comes from the coding sequence CAGGTGTTGATCGTCGATGACGATGGAGAAATACGGCAGTTGCTGTCGGTGTATCTGGAGGGCGCCGGCTACCAGGCCCATGTGGCTGCAGGCGGCGAACAGATGTGGCAGGTGCTGGCCAGCACGCCGGTCGACCTGATCATCCTCGATCTGATGCTGCCCGGCGAGGATGGGCTGGAGCTGTGCCGCCAACTGCGCGCGCGGCGCGACATTCCCGTCATCATGCTGACCGCGCGCGGCACCCTGGTCGACCGCATCGTCGGCCTGGAAGTGGGCGCCGACGACTACCTGCCGAAACCGTTCGATCCGCGCGAGCTGCTGGCGCGCATCAAGGTGATCATCCGCCGCGCCCGCAGTTTTCCTGAAAAACACGAAGCCGACCGCATCGCCACCATCCATTTCAACGGCTGGCAGCTCGACACGCGCGCGCGCCAGATGCGCTCGCCGCAAGGCGTCACTTTGTCGCTGGGCAGTTCCGACTACCTGGTGCTGCGCGCCCTGCTCGACCATCCACAACGCACCCTGAGCCGCGATTTTTTGCTGGCCACCGTGTTCGGCAAGGAAAGCCTGCCGTTCGACCGCGCCATCGATGTGTGCATCAGCCGGCTGCGCCAGCAACTGGGCGACAATCCGCGTATTCCGAATCTGATCAGGACCATCCGCAACGGCGGCTACCTGCTCAATGCCGACGTGGCCTACCAGGCATGA
- a CDS encoding EAL domain-containing protein produces the protein MAPQTYILFSLAADAILIVILLFLWFRQRSEWHALLWAGGQLSLTIGTASWFLGATLSQHYLFAAITLCGAVAGFVGGTEYFLGQLRRRHLPPVALACGLAVIGLYGYWRGQPLRVELVTAGLLGAALLWSGLRLGLHRNRYRFLGMVLIARGAFNLANSQQWVAENYESWFVYSIAVKTLSMLCLIYAVQEKIRHRYVHTIDSLSNGFLIQDRNGQIQVANERCARLLGHAHAGALIGTHVADHRLFASRQGAAAYFRRFEAAQGAYPFIETATIVLAGGHTVPLEMIASPYIESGQLYCMVQLFDISERQKKDGLLHRAAHHDPVTGLLNRHGLLQELERCVQQARQAGGDCALFFIDLDRFKRINDTFGHETGDRLLCQFAQRLQGVLPAQAIVGRFGGDEFIIVLPGAAVAMARVVGQRMLDALAAPFTLPLQALSVSASIGVACHPQHGASADALIRNADIAMYEAKKAGRGHLRFFDDGMTAHAREALTIDGALRLAIAANELQLVYQPIVTADGRQLRKVEALLRWHSAQLGMVPPDRFIPVAEDSELIVELGHWVLHAACRQLAQWQGEMGELIVSINVSAKQLLDPGFTDQVRRALDAHGLPARRLELELTERVLLDDTDRVQVALSRLSALGVSLSLDDFGTGYSSLAYLARFRLDTLKIDRSFVMQIEHNERGRSLAATIVAMGASLGMEVVAEGVETAGQAAILQAMGCHYLQGYHIARPMAAQALVQSIGLQALGFPEVTAPD, from the coding sequence ATGGCACCACAGACCTATATCCTGTTTTCCCTGGCGGCAGACGCCATCCTGATCGTCATCCTGTTGTTCCTGTGGTTCAGGCAGCGCAGCGAATGGCATGCGCTGCTGTGGGCCGGCGGCCAGTTGTCGCTTACCATCGGCACGGCCAGCTGGTTTCTCGGCGCGACGCTTTCGCAGCACTACCTGTTCGCCGCGATCACCTTGTGCGGCGCCGTGGCAGGTTTCGTGGGCGGCACCGAATATTTTCTCGGCCAACTGCGCCGGCGCCATCTGCCGCCGGTGGCGCTGGCCTGCGGCCTGGCAGTCATCGGTCTGTACGGCTACTGGCGGGGCCAGCCGCTGCGCGTGGAGCTGGTGACGGCGGGCCTGCTGGGCGCGGCGCTGCTGTGGTCGGGCTTGCGGCTGGGCCTGCACCGCAACCGCTACCGCTTCCTCGGCATGGTCCTGATCGCCCGGGGCGCATTCAACCTGGCCAATTCGCAGCAATGGGTGGCGGAGAACTACGAATCGTGGTTCGTGTATTCGATCGCCGTCAAGACCCTTTCGATGCTGTGCCTGATTTATGCGGTACAGGAAAAAATCCGCCACCGCTATGTGCATACCATCGACAGCCTCAGCAACGGTTTCCTAATCCAGGACCGCAACGGCCAGATCCAGGTCGCCAATGAGCGCTGCGCCAGGCTGCTGGGCCATGCGCACGCCGGCGCCCTGATCGGCACGCACGTGGCCGACCACCGGCTGTTCGCCTCGCGCCAGGGCGCGGCCGCGTATTTCCGCCGTTTCGAGGCGGCGCAAGGCGCCTATCCGTTTATCGAGACGGCCACCATCGTGCTGGCCGGCGGCCACACCGTGCCGCTGGAAATGATCGCCTCGCCCTATATCGAGAGCGGCCAGCTGTATTGCATGGTGCAGCTGTTCGACATCAGCGAGCGGCAAAAAAAGGATGGCCTGCTGCACCGCGCGGCCCACCATGATCCCGTGACGGGCCTGCTCAACCGCCACGGCCTGCTGCAGGAGCTGGAACGCTGCGTGCAACAGGCCCGGCAGGCGGGCGGCGACTGCGCGCTGTTTTTCATCGACCTGGACCGCTTCAAGCGCATCAACGACACCTTCGGCCATGAAACCGGCGACCGGCTGCTGTGCCAGTTCGCGCAGCGCCTGCAGGGCGTGCTGCCGGCGCAGGCCATCGTGGGGCGCTTCGGCGGCGATGAATTCATTATCGTGCTGCCCGGCGCCGCCGTCGCCATGGCGCGTGTGGTCGGCCAGCGCATGCTCGACGCCCTGGCGGCGCCGTTCACCTTGCCGCTGCAGGCGCTGTCGGTCTCGGCCAGCATCGGCGTGGCCTGCCATCCGCAGCATGGCGCCAGCGCCGACGCGCTGATACGCAATGCCGATATTGCCATGTACGAGGCCAAGAAGGCGGGCCGCGGCCACCTGCGCTTTTTTGACGACGGCATGACGGCGCACGCCAGGGAGGCCCTGACGATCGATGGCGCACTGCGTTTGGCCATCGCCGCGAACGAACTGCAGCTGGTCTACCAGCCCATCGTCACGGCCGATGGCCGGCAGCTGCGCAAGGTCGAAGCGCTGCTGCGCTGGCACAGCGCGCAGCTGGGCATGGTGCCGCCCGACCGTTTCATTCCGGTGGCGGAAGACAGCGAGCTGATCGTCGAACTGGGCCACTGGGTGCTGCATGCGGCGTGCCGCCAGCTGGCGCAGTGGCAGGGCGAGATGGGCGAACTGATCGTCAGCATCAATGTCTCGGCGAAGCAATTGCTCGACCCCGGCTTCACCGACCAGGTCCGGCGCGCGCTCGATGCGCACGGCCTGCCGGCGCGGCGTCTGGAGCTGGAACTGACCGAGCGCGTGCTGCTCGACGACACCGACCGGGTGCAAGTGGCGCTGTCGCGCCTGAGCGCACTGGGCGTGAGCCTGTCGCTGGACGACTTCGGCACCGGCTATTCCTCGCTGGCCTACCTGGCCCGCTTCCGGCTCGACACGCTGAAGATCGACCGTTCCTTCGTAATGCAGATCGAGCACAACGAGCGTGGCCGCAGCCTGGCCGCCACCATCGTCGCCATGGGCGCCAGCCTGGGCATGGAAGTGGTGGCCGAAGGCGTGGAAACCGCCGGGCAGGCCGCCATCCTGCAGGCGATGGGCTGCCACTATCTGCAGGGCTACCATATCGCCCGGCCGATGGCGGCGCAGGCGCTGGTACAATCCATCGGTTTGCAAGCCCTCGGCTTTCCTGAGGTGACGGCTCCGGATTGA